The DNA sequence CGACTTTTCGTCAAAGTTGGACAACTGCTTAATCTGCTCACTCTGCATGGAGTGGCGCCTCCAAAGCATTTTACTGGTTTCCATGGCCTTTGGGAAAATCGGCACACAGGGTAGGACAGGCTTCGATCCTTTACAAACAATATTGAGCGTTTTGTTACTTGCAGTCAGCGGGCACAGAGTGACAGAGTTGACACCGATATCTGGAATGGGAGCATGCGGGTTAAGAGGGGGGAGGTACCCTGGCCGAGTGGAGGAGATGTGATCCTGGAGAAGGGCCCCTGAGCCTCTTCGCTCTAGTCCAACGGCACCTCGTTTCTGGACAGAACATTCCAGAGACTCTCTGGAGCCTGACAGGGTTGAGGACCTGCTGCTTGTCAGCTTGGGCCTGTCCGCTCCTTTTGTCAGGCAATTTGAACTTTTGTCTTTGCTGCTAAACTGCGGCAACTGAGAGTCTGAACTGTAATGGTCAATACCAATATTACGTCGATGAATAATGTTTTGCAGACTGGAAATATTTAACTGCCGAAGACTGTCCGATGTATCTCCACCGGCAGGGTTGGATTCAAGGGGAAACGATAGATTGTTTTTGTGATGCAAGTTCGGGTGTGAAGTGGAATGCTGTCCGCTTGCCACACTGTCATATGACATCTTTCGAGCAAAGCCTCTTGCACTTCGCCCTTTCTTGTCATTCTCTGATATATTGTCCATCGCTTTCAGGGGTCCATCTTTCATGTCCACGCTATGGTGGCGTGAAACTGCCGGAGGCCGACTCTGGAAGTTGAGGCCTCTGAGAGATGAGGCCTCCTCTGGTGGAAATTCTACTTGCTCCTCTGCCAGCAACGAGGTCTGGCCCTTCTGAAAAAGTAGGGGTGGAGGTTTGACCCATTTCTGCGAGTGTAATCTCTGGAGATTAAGCCTCTTGTCTACATTTAATGGATTAGGATGTTGAATAGGAGAATCTGGTTGAGATGGACTGAGGCTGACCAATAAACCGGGACACTTAGTATTTCTGAGGCTGAGAAGGGGACTACCAGGCTGAGAAGAAGCACTTGCTGAGGAACCCTGTGGAGGAACTCGTCGTAGGATGCCAAAAGAAGACGAGCAGGTTGGTGCGCAATTCAGATGCTCCTCAAGGTCAGCGGGTGGTGGCACATTTAGGTACTGCTTTGTTGCCTGATGGCCAGATGGAAGCTTgttggtggtgatgatgatgacctcCTTTCCCTTAGCTTTACAAGCATCCAGGAGGATCTTGATGATGCCCCTGTTACCCGAATTAATGGCGTAAACGAGTGCTGATAAGCCAGAGTGGTCCTCCAGAGTTGGATCGGCACCACTGCTCAGAAGCAAGGACAGGATCTCAGCTTCGTCCTGTCCAAGGCACGCATGCATCAAGGCAGTTTTCCCACTCTTGTCTTGAATGTTTGGATCCGCGCCATTTTCCAGCAGATACCtgaaacattaaacaaaaagtCATGCATTTACTATTTGGCTTTTAGGGATACATCAAGtcaatctttttttatatagtacgaagtttcaaatgtatttctatacgttcaaacatactcgcTAATACCTATAAACATAC is a window from the Vanacampus margaritifer isolate UIUO_Vmar chromosome 3, RoL_Vmar_1.0, whole genome shotgun sequence genome containing:
- the ankrd34bb gene encoding ankyrin repeat domain 34Bb; this translates as MDESTEVRTDGNSLLKAVYLSRLRLTRLLLEGGAYVNESNENGETPLMVACKTRHSDTQSVPKHKMVQYLLENGADPNIQDKSGKTALMHACLGQDEAEILSLLLSSGADPTLEDHSGLSALVYAINSGNRGIIKILLDACKAKGKEVIIITTNKLPSGHQATKQYLNVPPPADLEEHLNCAPTCSSSFGILRRVPPQGSSASASSQPGSPLLSLRNTKCPGLLVSLSPSQPDSPIQHPNPLNVDKRLNLQRLHSQKWVKPPPLLFQKGQTSLLAEEQVEFPPEEASSLRGLNFQSRPPAVSRHHSVDMKDGPLKAMDNISENDKKGRSARGFARKMSYDSVASGQHSTSHPNLHHKNNLSFPLESNPAGGDTSDSLRQLNISSLQNIIHRRNIGIDHYSSDSQLPQFSSKDKSSNCLTKGADRPKLTSSRSSTLSGSRESLECSVQKRGAVGLERRGSGALLQDHISSTRPGYLPPLNPHAPIPDIGVNSVTLCPLTASNKTLNIVCKGSKPVLPCVPIFPKAMETSKMLWRRHSMQSEQIKQLSNFDEKSDN